The Collimonas sp. PA-H2 genome contains a region encoding:
- a CDS encoding ABC transporter permease translates to MRNNGPIALIFHALVVAFVLAPLLVVCLVAFTPEDTLSLPTHGVSLRWFKAIFEHPDFVQSFYNSLLLALLSATFSLCVALPAGLAIGRLSFAGRDFLNALFLSPLIIPTLVLGVALMRLFASMGVSGSFGWLVVAHVVVISPYVLRLVLAAVVGMDRSAEQAAQSLGAGPWTVFRRVTLPMILPGITGGWLLAFINSFDELTMSIFVTTPATVTLPVRMYMYATESIDPMMASVSALMILVTGAAMLILDRVYGLDKVLIGQQG, encoded by the coding sequence ATGCGCAACAATGGTCCGATTGCCTTGATATTCCATGCGCTGGTGGTGGCGTTCGTGCTGGCGCCGCTGCTGGTGGTGTGCCTGGTCGCGTTTACGCCGGAAGACACGCTGTCCTTGCCGACCCACGGTGTTTCATTACGCTGGTTCAAGGCCATCTTCGAGCATCCCGACTTCGTGCAATCGTTCTACAACAGCCTGCTGCTGGCTCTGCTGTCTGCCACGTTCTCGCTGTGCGTGGCGCTGCCGGCAGGATTGGCGATCGGGCGCCTGAGCTTTGCCGGCCGCGATTTCCTGAATGCCTTGTTCCTGTCGCCGCTGATCATTCCCACTCTGGTGCTAGGGGTGGCGTTGATGCGTCTGTTCGCCAGCATGGGCGTTAGCGGATCGTTCGGCTGGTTGGTGGTGGCCCACGTGGTGGTGATCAGTCCCTATGTATTGCGGCTGGTGCTGGCAGCCGTGGTCGGCATGGACAGAAGCGCCGAGCAGGCGGCGCAGTCGCTCGGCGCCGGACCCTGGACGGTATTCCGGCGCGTCACGCTGCCGATGATCTTGCCTGGCATTACCGGCGGCTGGCTGCTGGCGTTCATCAACAGTTTCGACGAGCTGACCATGTCGATTTTCGTCACCACGCCGGCCACTGTCACGCTGCCGGTGCGCATGTATATGTACGCCACCGAATCGATCGATCCGATGATGGCTTCGGTGTCGGCATTGATGATCCTGGTTACCGGCGCCGCGATGCTGATCCTGGATCGCGTCTACGGGCTGGACAAGGTATTGATCGGCCAGCAGGGATGA
- a CDS encoding LysR family transcriptional regulator, translated as MRGNEFAEFNAFVAIAERESFVKAAAFLKVTPSALSQSMRQLETRLGVRLLHRTTRSVSLTEAGRQLLDHLRPALDGLARAAEAINDFRETPSGTVRLTAPRIATELLIAPRLAEFRTCYPEIVLDISVEDKFVDLAKHGFDAGIRLGELLAKDMIASRIGPDRRFAAVASRSYLAKHGVPHSPHDLQKHECIRIKRPTTGVNRPWGFMDKGHTLEISVAGHLLVNDANLALAAALSGAGVALLAEDHVRPYLQSGRLVEMLEDYSWSRAGFFLYYSSRRNMSASLHALVSFLREPLQGATSSHNGTIIGSMSKNEG; from the coding sequence ATGCGTGGAAATGAATTTGCGGAATTCAATGCTTTTGTAGCGATTGCCGAGCGCGAGAGCTTTGTTAAAGCAGCGGCATTTTTGAAAGTTACACCGTCGGCGCTGAGCCAGTCGATGCGGCAGCTGGAAACGCGGCTGGGTGTGCGGCTTCTGCATCGCACCACGCGCAGCGTTTCGCTCACCGAAGCGGGTAGGCAATTGCTGGACCATTTGCGTCCCGCATTGGATGGGCTGGCCAGAGCGGCGGAAGCGATCAATGATTTTCGCGAAACGCCGTCCGGCACGGTACGCCTGACCGCGCCGCGTATCGCAACGGAGCTATTGATTGCACCGCGGCTTGCCGAATTCCGTACGTGCTATCCGGAGATCGTCCTGGATATTTCGGTAGAAGATAAATTTGTCGACCTCGCAAAGCATGGATTCGATGCCGGAATTCGCCTAGGCGAGCTGCTGGCCAAGGATATGATCGCAAGCCGCATCGGCCCCGACCGGCGCTTTGCCGCAGTCGCGTCCCGCAGTTACCTGGCAAAACATGGCGTGCCGCACTCCCCGCACGATTTGCAAAAGCACGAATGCATACGCATCAAGCGCCCAACTACTGGGGTCAACAGACCGTGGGGCTTCATGGACAAAGGACACACGCTCGAAATCTCCGTCGCCGGACACTTACTCGTCAATGACGCCAATCTCGCATTGGCCGCCGCGCTAAGCGGTGCAGGCGTAGCCTTGCTGGCGGAAGATCACGTGCGCCCCTATTTGCAAAGTGGCCGTCTGGTTGAAATGCTTGAAGACTACAGTTGGTCCCGCGCTGGATTTTTCCTCTACTACTCCAGTCGCCGGAATATGAGCGCATCCTTGCACGCGCTGGTTTCATTCTTGCGCGAACCGCTACAAGGCGCCACGAGCAGTCACAACGGGACCATTATTGGAAGCATGTCTAAAAATGAGGGATAA
- a CDS encoding IS3 family transposase (programmed frameshift): MKTSRFTESQIINILKQAEAGTPVPELCREHGMSSASFYKWRSKYGGMDASMMTRMKELEDENRRLKKMYAEEKLKAEIISEAMPKKVVKPSHRREMAHAAVKAHGISVSSACATFAISQTCYRYKAKLSEDNEHVADWLIRLTANQRNWGFGLCFLYLRNVKGFGWNHKRVYRIYRELELNLRIKPKKRLTRAKPEPLSVPTSINDVWSMDFMHDQLSDGSSIRLFNVIDDFNREGLGIDVDFSLPAVRVVRSLDQIIEWRGKPTTIRCDNGPEYISSTLATWAEKRGIQISFIQLGQPQQNAYIERYNRTVRYDWLAHYLFESISEVQEFATKWLWTYNHERPNMALGGITPKQKLALAA, translated from the exons ATGAAGACATCACGCTTTACCGAAAGTCAGATCATCAACATCTTGAAGCAGGCCGAGGCCGGCACGCCAGTGCCGGAGCTTTGCCGTGAGCACGGGATGAGTTCGGCCTCGTTCTACAAGTGGCGTAGCAAATACGGCGGCATGGACGCGTCGATGATGACGCGGATGAAGGAGTTGGAAGACGAGAACCGTCGGCTCAAGAAGATGTACGCCGAAGAGAAGCTGAAGGCCGAGATCATTTCGGAGGCAATGC CAAAAAAAGTGGTGAAGCCATCTCACCGACGTGAGATGGCACACGCGGCAGTCAAAGCGCATGGCATCAGCGTAAGCAGCGCATGTGCGACTTTCGCGATCAGCCAGACCTGTTATCGCTACAAGGCAAAGCTATCGGAAGATAACGAGCATGTCGCGGACTGGTTAATCCGGCTGACCGCGAACCAGCGAAACTGGGGCTTTGGCCTTTGCTTCCTGTATCTGCGCAACGTCAAAGGATTCGGTTGGAACCACAAGCGCGTCTATCGGATATATCGAGAGCTGGAGTTGAATTTGCGAATCAAACCCAAAAAGCGGCTTACCAGAGCAAAGCCTGAACCGTTGTCAGTGCCTACGTCGATCAACGATGTCTGGTCCATGGATTTCATGCACGATCAGTTGTCAGACGGGAGTAGCATCCGCCTGTTCAACGTGATTGATGACTTTAATCGGGAAGGCTTAGGCATCGACGTCGATTTCTCCCTGCCGGCAGTTCGCGTCGTTCGGTCGCTTGACCAAATTATCGAATGGCGGGGAAAGCCGACGACGATTCGCTGTGACAACGGACCCGAATACATCAGTTCGACACTGGCCACGTGGGCAGAAAAGCGCGGCATCCAGATCAGTTTTATTCAACTAGGACAGCCGCAACAAAATGCTTATATCGAGCGCTACAACAGAACTGTTCGCTATGACTGGCTAGCCCACTACCTGTTTGAATCAATCAGCGAGGTCCAGGAATTTGCCACAAAATGGCTCTGGACCTACAATCACGAACGCCCGAACATGGCGCTCGGCGGTATCACCCCGAAGCAGAAATTGGCCCTTGCGGCTTAG
- a CDS encoding MBL fold metallo-hydrolase, with the protein MKVDSTRVIKQVGKVAIIVATALVAMTTVTQNSYAQAPMAKFQAPGFYRTMLGDFEVTVVSDGTALRHVDEIMSKPEKVREAYSRNGEELPTELSINTFLINTGSKLILVDTGAGELFGGGSSGRLVNNLRAAGYQPEQVDAILLTHIHGDHSGGLSVGGKRVFPNADVYVDKNDSDYWLSEEKANAAPSSKRTTFMQSRATVNPYVDAKKLKPFVGAQELFPGISSIPAYGHTPGHTAYLIGSRGKKLLLWGDVIHAGDVQFKDPDVTIAYDFDPVAAVKSRQHLFQLAATNAYLVGGAHISFPGLGHVASTSTGYEWVTAPYQIQGTL; encoded by the coding sequence ATGAAAGTCGATTCAACCAGGGTGATCAAGCAAGTCGGAAAAGTTGCAATAATCGTCGCGACCGCTTTGGTCGCCATGACTACCGTCACACAAAACAGCTATGCCCAGGCACCGATGGCGAAGTTTCAGGCGCCGGGCTTTTACCGGACGATGCTTGGCGATTTCGAGGTCACCGTCGTGTCCGACGGCACCGCGCTGCGCCACGTCGACGAGATCATGAGCAAACCGGAGAAAGTCAGGGAAGCCTATTCCCGCAATGGCGAAGAACTGCCGACCGAGCTTTCGATCAACACCTTCCTGATCAATACGGGATCGAAACTGATCCTGGTCGACACCGGCGCCGGTGAACTGTTCGGCGGCGGAAGCAGCGGCCGCCTGGTGAACAACTTGCGTGCTGCCGGTTACCAGCCGGAGCAGGTTGACGCCATCTTGCTGACCCACATCCACGGCGATCATTCCGGCGGGTTAAGCGTTGGCGGCAAACGCGTTTTCCCGAACGCGGACGTGTATGTCGACAAGAACGATTCCGACTATTGGCTGAGCGAGGAAAAAGCGAATGCCGCTCCGTCGTCAAAGCGGACCACCTTTATGCAATCGCGCGCAACAGTCAACCCTTATGTGGATGCAAAAAAACTGAAACCATTCGTCGGCGCGCAAGAATTGTTTCCTGGGATAAGCAGCATTCCAGCCTACGGACATACCCCCGGTCATACCGCTTACCTGATCGGTAGTCGAGGCAAGAAATTGCTGCTGTGGGGCGACGTAATCCATGCTGGCGACGTGCAGTTCAAGGACCCGGACGTGACGATCGCATACGATTTTGATCCGGTTGCGGCAGTGAAATCGCGTCAGCATTTATTCCAGCTAGCGGCGACAAATGCTTATCTGGTCGGCGGCGCGCACATCTCATTCCCCGGCCTCGGCCACGTTGCAAGCACCTCGACGGGATATGAATGGGTGACTGCGCCGTATCAAATACAAGGGACGTTATAA
- a CDS encoding ABC transporter permease — protein sequence MAKAPALSSLSSPSLPYLLTAPGVILFFTMVLAPLLLTLLLSFYGFDAGAGIVAKFSLNNYWQVVSDEYFHSIFLRTFWIAGLTTLICILIGAPEAYVLSRMGKPWRSIFLIVILGPLLVSVVVRAFGWSMLLSANGLVNSAIAWLGFAPLKLLYTTGAIVIALVHVMLPFMVIPVWTSLQRLDPTVAQAALSLNASPATVLRRIVLPQVLPGILSGSLIVFGLSASAFAIPGLLGGRRLKVVATTVYDEFLGSLNWPLGASIAIILLLANLLIMLSYNRVLERKYSRTLG from the coding sequence ATGGCTAAGGCGCCCGCGCTGTCTTCGCTATCCTCGCCATCGCTGCCGTACCTGCTGACGGCACCGGGCGTGATCCTTTTTTTCACGATGGTGCTGGCGCCGCTGCTGCTGACCTTGCTGCTGTCTTTCTACGGTTTCGATGCCGGCGCCGGCATCGTCGCAAAATTCAGCCTGAACAACTACTGGCAGGTTGTCAGCGACGAATATTTTCATTCCATCTTCTTGCGCACATTCTGGATAGCGGGACTGACCACGCTCATCTGCATACTGATCGGCGCGCCGGAAGCCTATGTGCTGAGCCGCATGGGAAAACCGTGGCGCTCGATTTTCCTGATCGTCATTCTCGGGCCCCTGCTGGTGTCGGTAGTGGTGCGCGCTTTCGGCTGGAGCATGCTGCTCAGCGCCAACGGCCTGGTTAACTCGGCTATCGCCTGGCTCGGTTTTGCGCCGCTCAAACTGCTCTACACCACTGGCGCAATCGTGATCGCCCTGGTGCACGTGATGCTGCCGTTCATGGTGATTCCGGTATGGACCTCCCTGCAAAGGCTCGATCCTACTGTCGCCCAGGCAGCCTTGTCCCTGAACGCTTCGCCGGCGACAGTGCTGCGGCGGATCGTGCTGCCGCAGGTCTTGCCCGGCATCCTGTCCGGCAGCCTGATCGTGTTCGGCCTCAGCGCCAGCGCCTTTGCGATTCCGGGCTTGCTGGGCGGACGCCGCCTGAAAGTGGTAGCGACCACCGTCTACGACGAGTTCCTCGGCTCGCTCAACTGGCCGCTGGGGGCGTCGATAGCCATCATCCTGCTGCTGGCGAACCTGCTCATCATGCTGAGCTACAACCGGGTCCTGGAGCGCAAGTATTCCAGGACGCTGGGCTAA
- a CDS encoding IclR family transcriptional regulator, whose product MKDQDVSTGTSLQRGFAIIRALAASSGDGAKLTHVAQATGLAQPTAHRILRALVGEGVVEQDERSKAYRLSVDFFALAARAGQRGNLRDICRPILLRLSAALGDTMFLLVRSGYDAMCLDRSEGPFPIRSFTGDVGGRVALGVGQGALVILAFLPEAEREEIIRFNLPRLLDLGLYDEVYLRTEIKRSLERGYAASHGVGLLPGMAGIAVPVLDRQGRAVAALSVATLAERLNADRLPTVVQILKKEAASVGAQLNPFDPVLRRPAQILGGLPIEAPK is encoded by the coding sequence ATGAAGGATCAAGATGTTTCCACCGGAACCAGCCTGCAGCGCGGCTTCGCGATTATTCGAGCCCTGGCCGCAAGCAGCGGCGACGGCGCCAAGCTGACCCATGTCGCCCAGGCCACCGGCCTGGCCCAGCCCACTGCGCACCGCATCCTGCGCGCACTGGTGGGCGAAGGCGTGGTCGAACAGGATGAACGCAGCAAAGCCTATCGCTTGAGCGTGGATTTTTTTGCACTCGCCGCGCGCGCCGGCCAGCGCGGCAACTTGCGCGATATCTGCCGGCCTATCCTGCTACGGCTGTCGGCAGCGCTGGGCGACACCATGTTCCTGCTGGTGCGCAGCGGCTACGACGCCATGTGCCTGGACCGCAGCGAGGGACCGTTCCCGATCCGTTCATTCACGGGAGACGTAGGCGGCAGGGTCGCGCTCGGGGTCGGCCAGGGAGCATTGGTGATCCTGGCGTTCCTGCCGGAAGCAGAACGGGAAGAAATCATCCGCTTCAACCTGCCGCGCCTGCTGGACCTGGGCTTGTACGACGAGGTGTATTTGCGCACCGAAATCAAGCGCTCGCTCGAACGTGGCTACGCCGCCAGCCACGGCGTCGGGCTGCTGCCTGGCATGGCTGGCATCGCGGTGCCGGTACTGGATCGCCAGGGCCGCGCAGTGGCCGCCCTGAGCGTCGCCACACTGGCAGAAAGACTGAATGCCGATCGCTTGCCGACCGTGGTGCAGATATTGAAAAAAGAAGCGGCAAGCGTCGGCGCGCAGCTCAACCCGTTCGATCCGGTCTTGCGCCGACCCGCGCAAATACTGGGCGGCTTGCCGATCGAAGCCCCCAAATAA
- a CDS encoding ABC transporter ATP-binding protein, whose protein sequence is MSFLQLENLSKHYGDFTAVEQLNLTVEKGEFVSLLGPSGCGKTTTLQMIAGFVEASAGRVLLDGRDITHEKPNRRGLGIVFQSYALFPHMTVSANVAFGLEMRQVAADECAQRVRKALALVHLEKFSHRYPRELSGGQRQRVALARALVIEPPVLLLDEPMSNLDAKLREDMQVELREIQRKVGTTTIMVTHDQSEALSMSDRVVVMDAGRAIQIAKPFDAYESPVNQFVSQFVGKANLFEGQVASVSQQGSALNVHGHLLNTSDATLQIGEQVTLCLRPEKLERCSPQDEIIRGRVRSGVFLGNQWLYHIDTGLGDLLATWQNCGNAACSDGQEVSLRWPADALHIVKRGQPEVRHG, encoded by the coding sequence ATGTCGTTTCTACAGCTGGAAAACCTATCCAAGCACTACGGTGACTTCACCGCGGTGGAGCAACTCAACCTGACGGTGGAGAAGGGCGAGTTCGTTTCGCTGCTCGGCCCTTCCGGCTGCGGCAAGACCACTACCTTGCAAATGATCGCCGGCTTTGTCGAGGCGAGCGCGGGCCGCGTGTTGCTGGATGGACGCGACATCACCCACGAAAAGCCGAACCGCCGCGGCCTTGGCATCGTGTTCCAGAGTTATGCCTTGTTTCCGCACATGACGGTAAGCGCCAATGTCGCCTTCGGCCTGGAAATGCGCCAGGTTGCAGCGGACGAGTGCGCGCAGCGGGTACGCAAGGCGCTGGCGCTGGTGCACCTGGAAAAATTCAGCCATCGCTATCCGCGCGAGCTGTCCGGCGGCCAGCGCCAGCGGGTGGCCCTGGCGCGTGCGCTGGTGATCGAACCGCCGGTGCTGCTGCTCGATGAGCCGATGTCGAATCTCGACGCCAAGCTGCGCGAGGACATGCAGGTCGAGCTGCGCGAGATCCAGCGCAAGGTCGGCACCACCACCATCATGGTCACCCATGACCAGTCGGAAGCCTTGTCGATGAGCGACCGCGTGGTGGTGATGGATGCCGGCCGCGCGATCCAGATCGCCAAGCCTTTCGATGCCTATGAGTCGCCGGTCAACCAGTTCGTCTCGCAGTTCGTCGGCAAGGCCAATCTGTTCGAAGGGCAGGTGGCGTCGGTCAGCCAGCAAGGATCGGCGCTGAATGTTCACGGACATTTGCTGAACACCAGCGACGCCACCTTGCAGATCGGCGAACAGGTCACGCTCTGCCTGCGCCCGGAAAAACTCGAACGCTGCAGCCCGCAGGATGAAATCATCCGCGGCCGGGTGCGCTCGGGCGTATTCCTTGGCAACCAATGGCTGTATCACATCGACACCGGGCTGGGCGATTTGCTGGCCACCTGGCAGAACTGCGGCAATGCCGCATGCAGCGACGGCCAGGAGGTTTCCTTGCGCTGGCCGGCGGACGCGCTGCACATAGTCAAGCGCGGACAGCCTGAGGTCAGGCATGGCTAA